Within the Flavobacterium sp. 9R genome, the region TTCAACATGGCTCCATACAAGGCTGAATCCGTTCCCGGACGAACATCCAAATGAATATCGGCAGTTCTAGCTAGAGGAATCATGCGCGGATCTACCACAATAATCTTAGCACCACGATCACGGGCTTTCCAAATCCAATGGGTTAAGGTCGGAAACGTTTCGCTAATATTGGCTCCCGCCACAATAATTACTTCAGCATATTCTAAATCGGAATAATTATTAGAGGCTCTATCCAAACCAAAAGCTTTTTTATTACCCGCTCCTGCGCTCACCATACACAAACGACCATTGTAGTCTAAGTTTTTGGTTTTCAAAGCGACTCTAGCAAATTTACCCACCAAATAACTTTTTTCATTGGTCAAGGAAACACCAGAGAGCATCGAAAAAGCATCTTTCCCGTATTTTTCTTGGATACGCTGTATCTCTGAAACCGTTTTTCCCATGGCGTCATCCCAACTAGTAGGCATAAATCCCTGTCCTTCTACCCTCTTTAAAGGTGAGAGTAATCGGTCGGGGTGGTTGTTTTGCAAATAGCGTTGTACGCCTTTGGGACACAATCTCCCTTCATTAAATGGAAATTCCATCCAAGGTTCAAAACCAACCACTTTGTTGTCTTTGACCAACAATTCGATACCGCATTGCATGCCACAAAAACAACAATGGGTTTTTACATTTTTATCGGGTTCATCTCTACCTTCATAGCCATCTTTGGGAGCATAATTCAAATGTGGACCAAACTTGGCAATAATATTTTCTTCTGCGACTGGTAATTTTGCCATTTTATATTTTTTACAATTGTCAGTATTCCGTTCCTTACTTCTAAAATCTACCTTCTATCCTTTACCTCATCATCCTGAGCGGAGTCAAAGGGCTAACTTCTAACTTCTGAAATTATCCAAACAAATTCCCTCCCGCTTGTCTTGCCTTCAAATGGGCTTGTGCCAATCGTGATCTTTTGCCTTCTGGGCTCAAATCCAAATGAGAAGTACCATCTTCATGCGAAAAATCGAATCCTAATTCTTCTGTAACCGTTTTCAAGTCTTGGATGTGTAATTTGGTAGCAAATTCTTCTCCAGTATGAGGACATACGGCCATACCCATTTTCATTCCTTGTTTTTTATAGATATGTGCGCCAATTTGGGCTGGTCTTTGAATGATGTGAAAAAACTTTCCAAAGGGAATCCAAATCAAAAACAAAATCACGGTAACGGCATGTAAAACCGCCAAGAAATCAAAAGCGAAACCTTTCATGAATTGATACGAATAGGTCAATCCTAAACCTGTCACTGAAATAGCTATCAACAAAATCAGCGGCAATAAATCCCCTTCAAAAGTTTGAGTAGCAATCAAACCAGGATTGGTCAAACGTCTTCTTAAATAATATAAAGACCCAAAAATTACTAAATAAGAAGACCAATTCAAGGCATGAAAAGTTAGAAACGCCATAATGGAATCGAGTTCAAAATCCATTACTTTAAATCCAAAGAAATAGGCTTCATAGGTAGAAATGGTATTGGGTGCCATAGCAAAGTGAATCCAACCGAAGGTGAGTGGAATGGTAATCAAAAAAGCAGAGGTACAGCCCACGGCTATCATAAAATGCGCCACCCAACGGTATTTTCCTCTAGGATAAATAAACTTTTGAAAAGCGATATTTTCAATAGACTCTTTGGTAGCAAACCAAAAATGAGAAAACACCTTTCCGGTAACCAAATACGTAATGCCTCTTTTGAAATAAATCCAAGTGGGCGGTCGTTGCAACCACACCGAATAGCGATAGACAATTCCGAAAAAAGCGAAAACAGTTCCAAACAAATACGTAATTAAAGCCGCATCGAAATTTTGCAATTTTCTAGAACCAAAAAACACCAAGGCAATCATCACGATGGAAAGTCCTGTTGCTATTAATAATGCTTTAGTATTAAGATTTTTATTTTTCATTGTATAGCATAACAAATTAATACTTTTAGATTTCACTTCTAACTTGGTTTCACTTCTAACTTGGTTTCTCACAGCCTTTTCTATTGTAAAACCACCAATTGATGATAGTAGCTAAGATACAAAAAAGAATGAGGCCTATAAAAAATTGATTAACAGTACCATTAAGCGTTAAATTACCCCCAATAAGTTTAGAAAAAATGAATGGTCCAAATGCAGCAATCGCGGCCGTCCAACCAATAACTCCTGCAGCCTGACGTTGGTTATCTGCAAATATGATAGGGTATTGTCTAAAAGTTCCTGCATTACCCACACCAGTAAAAAAGAACATTAAAAATATAACCCCAACAAACATTGGGAATTGTTCTAAACTAGTTGGCGCTACCAAACCTTGGGTTATTAAAACAATAGCCCCTCCAATAATCCCTACTCCTGTCAGCGTTGTCAATATAGCCCCCCCCACTTTATCAGCTACAAAACCAAAGGCAACACGGCTCGCGGAACCAATTAATGGTCCATAAAAAGCATACACTAAAGGATCAGGAGCATTGGGAAAATCACCATATAAAAACTTAATCATTAAGGGAAATGCTGCTGATAGTCCAGCAAAAGTTCCAAAAGTCATGACATAAGTTATGGTACAATACCAAGTATGTTTGTTACCAAAAATATCCATTTGTTCTTTTATAGAAGAATGCATCGGAATACTTCTGAGATAAAACCAGCTGATAATCGATAAAATAATAAGAAATGGAACATACCAAAAGGCTGCCGATTGAATATAAATGGGTTTATTTACGACAGCTTTAGTATCAGGGCTCAACTGATTCATTATTTTTTCAGCTAATTTTGGATTAGCATTTGCCATAACTTTGGCTTTTGCTTTGGCGGGTAATGCAACAAATAGAGTCGCATTATCAGTAGTACCAATAGTAGCTTTTACCGAATCTAAAACAGCAGGTTTTACAGATGACAATAATGCGGTTTGTACTTGTGGTTCTAATGCACTAAATACATCTTTTTGTTTGGTTGACTCGACAGTTTGAAAAACGGACAGCGCCTCTTTAGCATCAATACTGGTAGAAACAGCACTAGCTCCATAAAGGCTAACACCCAAAATAAGCGGGGTAACAAATTGAGCCAAAGACACCCCAAAATTACCAATACCCGCTTGAATACCCAATGCGGTTCCTTTTAATCGTTTAGGAAAAAACAAACTTGTACTGGGCATATAAGATGAGAAATCTCCACCACCAAAACCACAGGTAAAAGCTAAAATAGCAAATACCCAAAAAGGTGTACTCGTATCCATAACCGCAAATCCAATACCTACTACAGGAATCAATTTGATTAAAGTTGCCCATGCTACTACGTGTCGTGTGCCGAAAATTGGCAAAATAAAGGTGTGAATGATTCTAAGAAAACCAGCAGCTAAACCAGGAATAGCCACCAACCAAAACAATTCGTCTTTTGAAAATGCAAATCCAAGTCCGGGTAATTTGACAGCAATGACACTCATCATAAACCACGAAGCAAAGGATAAGATTAATGAAAGTGTAGTAATGGTGAGTGTTTTCCAAGCGATTGCACTACCGGTGTTTTGCCAAAATTCATTATCTTCTGGTTCCCACTTGTCTAGCCATGTTTTCATATGATGTTTATTTACTGTTAGTACTATTTGAAAATTATTAATCTGAATAGCCTAAGCTTTTTATGCAAAGGCTTTATTTACTCATGTTCGATATGTTTTGAAAATTGAGGGATTTGAACGCGAATGGCTTTGATAATGGTTTTGTGCATCCAAATCAAACAAATCGTTGAAATAGCAAAAATAAAAATCCAAGAACTCGTCCACAGACCAGTGGTACTGAGCAAATACCCAAAAATAATGGGCCCAAAAAAACCACCCAAACCACCTATTAATCCAACCATTCCTCCAACTACACCCACTTCATTTGGAAAATACTCTGGAATATGTTTGTAAACTGCTGCTTTACCAATTCCCCAAGAGATTCCGATTAAAATCACTAAAACTAAGTATACCCACATGTTCGCTTCAAACTTAATTTGTGTGATTCCTTTAGCGATTAGTTCTTTCTTTTTAACGGATTGATTCTGCTTCACCACAATTTCTTGCCAAGATGCTTTTTCAGGTAAAATGGCTGTTTTTTCATGTTCAACAGTTTTCCGAGGAATTACAGTATGTACGTTATTGTCAATTAGTATGGCACTAGAACTCACTTGGGTAACTACCCCACTTTCGGTAGCCAAAACACCTGGACCTGCGGTAAATATTTCCATTTTTGGAAACATCAATAAAAAGCTGATTACAATAGAGGAACCCAATACCCAATACATTACTTTTCGTGCCCCAAACTTATCCGATAAATACCCACCAAAAGCTCTGATTACACCCGAAGGCAAACTAAATAAGGTGGCAAACATACCGCTCATTACCAATGAAGTTTGGTAAACGTTCATAAAATTGGGTAACAACCATTGGGAATATGCTACAAAACATCCAAAAACCAAAAAGTAATACGCCCCAAAACGCCAAACACGCATCGATTGTAAAGGTTTTAGAAGATTTTTAAGCTCTTTAGCTTCAACAGCTGGTTTTTTATTTTTAGCCAAAAAGATGAAAAGCAATCCTATCACGACTAAGACTATACCATAAGTGACGGGCAACATTTTCCAACCCTCTGCAGGATTATCTTGAGAAAAATTTGTAAGTAAAGTGGGAGCTACAAAAGTTGTGATAGCGGCACCGGCATTTCCCATTCCAAAAATCCCCAAGGCTCTACCCTGCCAATGCTGCGGATACCAAACCGAAGTAAACCCAATGCCTACTGCAAAACTGGTACCTACCAATCCAAAAAGAAAACTCAAAACGGCAAAACTCCAAAAACTAGTAGCAAAAGGCAATAAAAACAACGGAATTGCACAGAGTAATAATAAAGTAGAAAAAACTATTTTTCCACCAAATTTATCCGTCAAAATACCAATTGGTAATCTAAATATTGACCCTGAAAGAATTGGAATTCCGAGAAGCCACCCCACTTCAACCACACTCCAGTTAAATATACCTCTATCTACCAAAAAAGTAACTAATACACCATTGAGTGTCCAACAGGCAAAGCAAATGGTAAATGCTAAGGTATTTAGAAAAAGAATTTTGTGTGACTGCGCTAAATTATTCATAGAGAGTGCCGTATAAAATTTATGGTAAAACTTCAAAATCAAATAAAAGAACCTTAGAAGTATCTAATTTAATCAAAAAATCTGAAAATCAATTCTTTAGATTTAATTCTTGTTGGTACTAAATAATCTTGGACTAAAAGAGACCATTAGCCAAGCCCAGTTATTGGCATCAGCAGCATTGGTAACATTCTTTACTCGCTCTAAAGTAGTAGACGTAAATATTTGAGAGAAACCACCCGAAATCACAATATCTTTTTGCACTACATAAGACGCTGTCAAATCAATTTCAGTTCCTAAATAGCTATCCATTTGTTTGCCTTGCGCATCCAATACTTTATTAGGAGCATTGAAAATATGAGGAACTAAAGCAAATTGCCATTGCTTATTTTTGTAATTTAATTTCAAATAAGCATCCTGTAAACCCACATTATTTTGATGGTTTCCAACATAAAAATAGTCCATCAATCCGTTGAAAGCATGATTGGTTCCGAACAATGGAGTAAAGGATTTTAGCTTCGTATCGGTATCGTTTTGGTCTTTACCAGAAAGAAATTCATAGCCTAATCCTGCAGAAAAACTATCGACAATAGCATAATTTACATAACCTGAAGCATACCACGCACCAAGTTGCTTACCTACGCTTTGCCCTGTTTGTCCATAAAATCCAAAATTAGCATCCCATTTTTTGTCTTTGAACGTTATGTACGTTCCAAAAGTTTGTTTGTAATCTACTTCTAAATCGTTTGGACTTTTCTGAAATTCGTAACCTGTGTTTAAAAATAACAAACTCAAACCAATCTTTGTCCAATTGTGGTGCAACCAAGCATATTGCATTGCTTTGTAATTAGTAGTATAGGGTGTTGTGGGTGTTACCAAGTTCTCAGCATTAGCATTTAATGCAAAACCTAAATCCAAAAGGCTATTCTCTTTTTTGTAGCTGATTAATGCTGCGTCGTGACTTT harbors:
- a CDS encoding magnesium transporter MgtE N-terminal domain-containing protein; its protein translation is MKTWLDKWEPEDNEFWQNTGSAIAWKTLTITTLSLILSFASWFMMSVIAVKLPGLGFAFSKDELFWLVAIPGLAAGFLRIIHTFILPIFGTRHVVAWATLIKLIPVVGIGFAVMDTSTPFWVFAILAFTCGFGGGDFSSYMPSTSLFFPKRLKGTALGIQAGIGNFGVSLAQFVTPLILGVSLYGASAVSTSIDAKEALSVFQTVESTKQKDVFSALEPQVQTALLSSVKPAVLDSVKATIGTTDNATLFVALPAKAKAKVMANANPKLAEKIMNQLSPDTKAVVNKPIYIQSAAFWYVPFLIILSIISWFYLRSIPMHSSIKEQMDIFGNKHTWYCTITYVMTFGTFAGLSAAFPLMIKFLYGDFPNAPDPLVYAFYGPLIGSASRVAFGFVADKVGGAILTTLTGVGIIGGAIVLITQGLVAPTSLEQFPMFVGVIFLMFFFTGVGNAGTFRQYPIIFADNQRQAAGVIGWTAAIAAFGPFIFSKLIGGNLTLNGTVNQFFIGLILFCILATIINWWFYNRKGCEKPS
- a CDS encoding nitrate/nitrite transporter, which translates into the protein MNNLAQSHKILFLNTLAFTICFACWTLNGVLVTFLVDRGIFNWSVVEVGWLLGIPILSGSIFRLPIGILTDKFGGKIVFSTLLLLCAIPLFLLPFATSFWSFAVLSFLFGLVGTSFAVGIGFTSVWYPQHWQGRALGIFGMGNAGAAITTFVAPTLLTNFSQDNPAEGWKMLPVTYGIVLVVIGLLFIFLAKNKKPAVEAKELKNLLKPLQSMRVWRFGAYYFLVFGCFVAYSQWLLPNFMNVYQTSLVMSGMFATLFSLPSGVIRAFGGYLSDKFGARKVMYWVLGSSIVISFLLMFPKMEIFTAGPGVLATESGVVTQVSSSAILIDNNVHTVIPRKTVEHEKTAILPEKASWQEIVVKQNQSVKKKELIAKGITQIKFEANMWVYLVLVILIGISWGIGKAAVYKHIPEYFPNEVGVVGGMVGLIGGLGGFFGPIIFGYLLSTTGLWTSSWIFIFAISTICLIWMHKTIIKAIRVQIPQFSKHIEHE
- a CDS encoding alginate export family protein, with translation MTTLKRIVLTVFIVVNANAIAQEFDINLQLRPRFEFRNGFKSPLLDTEEATSFIAQRSRLNLAFHQERLTAKLSVQDIRTWGDAATTATAGKNGLAVFEAWAKYHFNENWSTTLGRQVLSYDNERIMGGIDWLQQGQSHDAALISYKKENSLLDLGFALNANAENLVTPTTPYTTNYKAMQYAWLHHNWTKIGLSLLFLNTGYEFQKSPNDLEVDYKQTFGTYITFKDKKWDANFGFYGQTGQSVGKQLGAWYASGYVNYAIVDSFSAGLGYEFLSGKDQNDTDTKLKSFTPLFGTNHAFNGLMDYFYVGNHQNNVGLQDAYLKLNYKNKQWQFALVPHIFNAPNKVLDAQGKQMDSYLGTEIDLTASYVVQKDIVISGGFSQIFTSTTLERVKNVTNAADANNWAWLMVSFSPRLFSTNKN
- a CDS encoding MFS transporter produces the protein MKNKNLNTKALLIATGLSIVMIALVFFGSRKLQNFDAALITYLFGTVFAFFGIVYRYSVWLQRPPTWIYFKRGITYLVTGKVFSHFWFATKESIENIAFQKFIYPRGKYRWVAHFMIAVGCTSAFLITIPLTFGWIHFAMAPNTISTYEAYFFGFKVMDFELDSIMAFLTFHALNWSSYLVIFGSLYYLRRRLTNPGLIATQTFEGDLLPLILLIAISVTGLGLTYSYQFMKGFAFDFLAVLHAVTVILFLIWIPFGKFFHIIQRPAQIGAHIYKKQGMKMGMAVCPHTGEEFATKLHIQDLKTVTEELGFDFSHEDGTSHLDLSPEGKRSRLAQAHLKARQAGGNLFG